The Carassius gibelio isolate Cgi1373 ecotype wild population from Czech Republic chromosome B9, carGib1.2-hapl.c, whole genome shotgun sequence genome includes a region encoding these proteins:
- the ankar gene encoding ankyrin and armadillo repeat-containing protein, whose protein sequence is MAIPSDQSSEKAVRAALTAQSFLQKYERRDLQELLSRTSCNWLFSAEEHSLPLEVPAGIIRQMRNILEPNIILLAPFDSSWPLDYRMVHQIVRELTVGIYGFNQLPVVSLVPNYDQSSTCQLPPAYHDTRVGQILINIDYTMKALWHGSYIPREKRVRFSELWRSIMAVDSDGVPQTKKDVLTEFLSAGLTDISENPCYRDIYKENLEVDPTYEPNSAEEENLFSQYSENLLIKLSACLTSVRQHQNLFVFEASHSLSDVVRLTDDNIDLATYQRLQKRLSDQVILVRKHLERNAEVSRDLVYLKLITFLVPLLISLRKKMLIPNFSQMLPPLSDDKLKTEREVPPHLLGPDFACKHFPQKQNQYFHLHGGIEFDVGTPPLDDITEGMMVAFSTLQTQAPIYLYELLRRDSTYKTQFPIPLSEIEGKSYNVICIELESLYPQHNMNQWWGALNTSIKILKGKRLPLTDIELHEQFKKAFGYTKAIKCKTVAFGLKAAAERGMCAAFQSLSRRNPTSHLHVLDEQGLSLLHHAAANNQSHIILQLAAAGVNLNQTRSERFTNSGKSVVGGPFLEGAGLTPMHLAAQCGSLESLNCLLALRADYKLVDKRGWMAIHFAAFYGQVACIKALCRKDPALLEMKTTAEYGSSPLLLSATSGSVEALDVLLSTGANWREEDSKGNNTVHLAALYFHTDVLRHLIQLNLDGLPVWKILVEMIQSQDDRRLEMALRCLEALCVNTESSCEDIMKAGGVPVLVGLLCADRLVEQCMAAAVLCHMSENRKVCEDLVHHGAVPVLIKLLSGHQPELHSRCAVILADLAGHSEQHQNLIAQLGGVASVVKLMTSDFQDVLLNAVRCTRTLCVKSLCNQTAVARAGGVPHLVEFLSVDSEGLQEEACLALAELARGHQENQELICEAGAVSALVQALRERKIPVKVKAATALESIASQNPVIQQCFLRQSAAKDLLQLLKVFQLDVREQGATALWTLAGQTLKQQKLMAQQMGYPVILDLLLSSSDKMQYVGCRAAIALSRDSRTHQDGFCREYGVPPLVRLLRGSRATLKTLLSVIKALGCLCIGVALITNKKSQKIIYREKAIPTLLELLKTHESLEVKVQVTKTLACMLLGNQKLQREFWEQEDFSYDIILELMGAENKTICLDAGHALSLFAYNNKAQQKAIRQTGRILMNTYETFLSSDNETERAKAAFQIVVLARVISGSDEVTLTARGITVLVELLQSDQSTTVVITAQLLASLVHTRAGITNAIVTMGAVEHLSAHLDSEDEEVRTACASALGYLTSNRYAHRQLLVKCRKSPHIYDLLMENLAKDARISQFFTAEFERQRRIGFPSLSLEINGGPPVPHRDHKGLAKRVNDRCSRSANADRETPAPLPHYIRQRARTANPRVRTGQTPCNSAPKQRLNENT, encoded by the exons ATGGCGATCCCATCCGATCAGAGCAGCGAGAAGGCTGTTCGTGCTGCTTTAACCGCTCAGTCTTTCCTTCAGAAGTATGAGCGCAGAGATCTTCAAGAGCTGCTCAGCCGGACCTCCTGTAACTGGCTGTTCAGTGCTGAGGAACACAGCCTGCCACTGGAGGTACCTGCTGGCATCATCAGACAAATGAGGAACATATTAGAGCCCAACATCATTCTTCTGGCTCCCTTTGACTCCAGTTGGCCCCTGGATTACAGAATGGTCCACCAGATAGTGAGGGAGCTGACTGTGGGAATCTACGGTTTTAACCAGCTTCCCGTCGTCAGTCTGGTACCCAACTATGACCAGAGCTCCACGTGCCAGCTACCACCAGCATATCACGATACAAGAGTCGGTCAGATACTAATTAACATAGACTATACCATGAAGGCTCTCTGGCATGGGAGTTACATTCCTAGAGAGAAACGAGTACGCTTCTCTGAGTTGTGGAGGTCCATCATGGCCGTGGATTCAGATGGTGTTCCTCAAACGAAGAAAGATGTGCTTACAGAGTTCCTCAGTGCAG GTTTAACAGACATCTCAGAGAATCCATGTTATCGGGACATTTATAAGGAGAATTTGGAGGTAGACCCAACTTATGAACCCAACAGCGCAGAGGAGGAGAATCTCTTCTCACAATATTCAGaaaaccttctgatcaagctgaGTGCCTGTCTGACCTCTGTCCGCCAGCACCAAAATCTGTTTGTGTTTGAGGCGTCTCATAGCCTATCTGACGTGGTCCGACTCACTGACGACAACATTGATCTGGCCACCTACCAGAGGCTACAGAAAAGGCTATCAGATCAAGTTATTCTAGTGAGAAAGCACCTCGAGAGGAATGCAGAAGTCTCCAGGGACCTCGTCTATCTGAAACTCATCACGTTCCTGGTGCCCCTGCTGATATCCTTGAGGAAGAAGATGTTGATTCCTAATTTTTCTCAGATGCTCCCACCTTTGTCAG ATGACAAGCTGAAAACAGAGCGAGAGGTTCCTCCACATCTCCTCGGACCAGACTTTGCCTGCAAGCACTTTCCACAGAAGCAGAATCAGTATTTTCACCTTCACGGAGGGATTGAATTTGATGTGGGGACTCCTCCTCTTGATGACATCACTGAGGGAATGATG gtagcTTTCAGTACGCTTCAGACCCAAGCCCCCATTTACCTTTATGAGTTACTTCGTCGGGACTCCACTTATAAAACACAGTTTCCAATTCCACTCAGTGAGATTGAAGGGAAAAG CTACAATGTCATCTGCATTGAGTTAGAGTCGCTTTATCCTCAACACAACATGAATCAGTGGTGGGGGGCTTTAAACACTTCCATCAAAATCCTCAAAGGGAAGAGACTGCCCTTGACAGACATTGAGCTACACGAGCAGTTCAAGAAAGCATTTGGTTACACAAAAGCCATAAAGTGCAAG ACTGTAGCGTTTGGGCTGAAGGCAGCAGCAGAGAGAGGAATGTGTGCAGCGTTTCAGTCACTGAGTCGCAGGAACCCCACGTCCCATCTGCACGTTCTTGATGAGCAGGGTCTCTCTCTGCTTCACCACGCTGCAGCCAACAACCAATCACACATCATCCTCCAGCTCGCTGCAGCAGGAGTCAACCTCAACCAGACACGCAGCGAGAGATTCACTAACTCAG GAAAATCAGTTGTTGGAGGACCATTCCTCGAGGGAGCAG GGCTCACTCCAATGCACCTCGCTGCACAATGTGGCTCCCTTGAATCCCTAAACTGTCTTCTAGCACTGCGGGCGGACTACAAACTTGTGGACAAGAGGGGTTGGATGGCTATTCATTTTGCAGCTTTTTACGGCCAAGTGGCATGTATTAAAGCACTATGTAGGAAAGACCCTGCTTTATTGGAGATGAAGACCACTGCTGA gtaTGGCAGTTCACCGCTGTTATTGTCAGCGACCTCAGGTTCAGTGGAAGCTCTGGACGTCCTGTTGTCCACTGGGGCAAACTGGAGAGAGGAAGACAGCAAGGGCAATAACACTGTCCACCTGGCGGCACTTTACTTTCACACAGATGTCCTTAGACATCTCATTCAGCTGAACTTGGATGGGCTTCCTGTGTGGAAGATTCTTGTCG AAATGATCCAGAGCCAGGACGACAGACGGCTGGAGATGGCCCTCAGGTGCCTTGAGGCTCTTTGTGTAAACACTGAGTCCTCCTGTGAGGATATAATGAAAGCAG GAGGTGTTCCAGTGCTGGTGGGCCTCCTTTGTGCAGATAGACTGGTGGAGCAGTGTATGGCTGCAGCTGTGCTGTGTCATATGTCAGAGAATAGGAAAGTCTGTGAAGATCTGGTGCACCATGGTGCCGTACCAGTGCTGATTAAGCTCCTCAGCGGCCACCAGCCGGAGCTGCACTCTCGCTGTGCTGTTATACTGGCCGATCTGGCAGGACACAGTGAACAGCACCAAAACCTCATTGCTCAGTTG ggTGGGGTGGCCTCGGTAGTCAAGCTTATGACCTCTGACTTCCAAGATGTGCTACTAAATGCTGTCAGATGCACCCGTACACTGTGCGTCAAAAGCCTGTGCAACCAAACCGCTGTTGCACGTGCTGGAGGAGTTCCACATCTTGTAGAATTCCTGTCTGTGGACTCTG AAGGACTACAGGAAGAGGCCTGCTTGGCTCTTGCAGAGCTGGCTCGGGGTCACCAGGAGAACCAGGAGCTCATATGTGAGGCAGGGGCGGTCAGTGCCCTGGTGCAAGCCCTGCGAGAGAGGAAGATTCCTGTTAAGGTCAAGGCAGCCACAGCGCTTGAATCTATAGCCAGTCAAAATCCTGTCATCCAGCAGTGCTTCCTCAGGCAGTCGGCTGCCAAGGATCTTTTACAACTTTTAAAG GTGTTCCAGCTGGATGTGCGGGAACAGGGTGCAACAGCTCTATGGACCCTGGCAGGACAAACTCTAAAGCAACAGAAGCTCATGGCACAGCAGATGGGTTACCCGGTCATCCTTGACCTCCTTCTGTCCTCTTCAGACAAAATGCAATACGTGG GGTGCCGAGCGGCCATAGCGCTTAGCCGAGATAGTCGAACCCATCAGGATGGCTTTTGCAGGGAGTATGGGGTGCCGCCTTTGGTGCGTTTGCTTCGAGGGTCTCGAGCAACACTGAAGACCCTGCTCAGTGTCATCAAAGCTCTGGGTTGTTTGTGCATTG GAGTGGCGCTCATTACTAATAAAAAGAGTCAAAAGATTATTTACAGAGAAAAGGCCATTCCAACATTATTAGAGCTTTTAAAAACCCATGAATCTCTGGAGGTGAAG GTGCAAGTGACTAAGACTCTCGCCTGCATGCTGCTGGGGAACCAAAAACTCcagagggaattctgggaacAAGAGGACTTCTCTTACGATATCATTCTAGAGCTCATGGGGGCTGAAAACAaa ACCATTTGTCTGGATGCTGGACATGCATTGTCCCTGTTTGCTTACAACAACAAAGCCCAACAGAAGGCCATTCGACAAACAGGAAGAATTCTAATGAACACATACGAGACATTTTTGAGTTCTGACAATGAGACAGAAAGAGCAAAAGCTGCATTTCAG ATAGTTGTGTTAGCCAGAGTAATTAGTGGATCAGATGAAGTCACTCTGACTGCAAGGGGAATCACCGTTCTTGTTGAATTACTGCAGTCTGACCAATCCACCACTGTGGTCATTACAG CACAACTACTTGCTAGCCTGGTTCACACAAGAGCGGGTATTACTAATGCGATCGTGACCATGGGTGCTGTAGAGCATCTTTCTGCTCATCTGGACTCGGAGGATGAAGAG GTTCGAACGGCTTGTGCAAGTGCTCTGGGTTACCTGACCTCCAATCGATATGCTCATCGACAGCTTCTGGTCAAATGTAGAAAATCCCCTCACATATATGACCTCCTAATGGAGAATTTAGCGAAAGATGCCAGAATATCGCAATTCTTTACAGCAGAGTTCGAAAGACAGAGAAGAATAGGGTTTCCGTCtctcag TTTGGAGATAAATGGCGGCCCACCTGTGCCTCATCGTGATCATAAAG GACTGGCAAAGAGAGTGAACGATAGGTGTAGTCGGTCAGCAAACGCTGACAGAGAAACACCAGCTCCTTTGCCACACTATATAAGACAGAGGGCCAGAACCGCCAACCCTAGAGTCAGAACGGGACAGACACCCTGCAACAGTGCCCCAAAACAGAGGTTGAATGAGAATACATGA
- the LOC127965465 gene encoding uncharacterized protein LOC127965465: MKAVILAAGYGTRLQRDIENDTTGNFKHLGGIAKPLLPVGPCALISHWVQALTKTRCVDTVYVVTNDLYHEAFQQWAQGFPNVQIINDGTRRNEDRHGAVACLQLTVKLCAVDDHLLVIGGDTLFKEDFSLRKFTERFFEVQNKDKESNLVLSYQCKDEETSKYGILELDEDLKVQCMKEKPLLSETSSRNACPCFYLFSQTSLPLLDIFLNEKKNTPIEERDAPGTFLSWLILRRPVYVHRISGRFDVGNLPSYIECDKYFRNQLQNPSLYLM; the protein is encoded by the exons ATGAAAGCTGTTATTTTAGCTGCAGGTTATGGAACAAGACTTCAAAGGGATATCGAGAACGACACAACTGGGAATTTCAAACATCTAGGTGGCATTGCAAAGCCGCTGCTTCCTGTTGGTCCATGTGCACTTATCTCACACTGGGTCCAGGCACTGACCAAAACACGATGTGTGGACACAGTCTATGTGGTT ACCAATGATCTTTACCATGAAGCATTCCAGCAGTGGGCTCAAGGATTCCCCAATGTTCAAATCATAAATGATGGTACAAGAAGAAACGAG GACAGACATGGTGCTGTTGCCTGTCTTCAGTTGACAGTCAAGTTGTGTGCTGTGGATGACCACTTACTAGTTATCGGAGG tgATACTTTATTCAAAGAGGATTTCAGCCTGAGGAAATTCACAGAGAGGTTCTTTGAAGTGCAAAATAAAGACAAAGAGAGCAACTTGGTGCTATCATACCAATGCAAGGATGAGG AAACATCTAAATACGGGATTCTGGAGTTGGATGAGGACCTTAAAGTACAGTGTATGAAGGAAAAACCTCTCTTGAGTGAAACAAGTTCACGTAATGCA TGTCCTTGCTTTTACTTGTTTTCACAAACCTCGCTTCcacttttggacatttttctcaatGAGAAGAAG AATACACCCATTGAAGAGCGGGATGCACCAGGGACCTTTCTTTCATGGCTCATATTAAG GAGGCCTGTGTACGTCCACAGGATATCTGGTCGATTTGATGTGGGAAATCTTCCATCATACATAGAATGTGACAAATACTTCAGGAACCAACTTCAAAATCCTTCTCTTTATTTAATGTAG
- the LOC127965464 gene encoding asparagine synthetase domain-containing protein 1-like, with the protein MCGICCVVSWTTPHDPVDKHVHENLKHRGPSSSFDCTETISTCSLLFSAHVLHMRGSLTPQPLQDDNGNMLLWNGEVFDGLRVDLRENDTKVVLHHLSMAQCTSDIVALLSQLKGPWAFIYYQKEEHCIWFGRDFFGRRSLLWKFDPERTSFTLSSVASMPVDNIQSQWQEVPPSGVYRFDLTDSSPLGTFIFELYPWVFHRDEESNESPELKCEGLPSSVSVNINSSGLYLTSPICPMNTSILSLTTEQVQNVSQTSVENLKEFLTNSKKKAMVSELIDVLSEAVRKRVQYLPAQDELATPLNHTKADIAILFSGGIDSMILASLADRHIPADRPIDLLNVAFKIQEGKVPPKSLKKGKNKKKDCGADDTHLDQQSFNCFDVPDRITGRAGLQELKNLSPKRQWNFIEINVNQDELKEMRQKRICHLVHPLDTVLDDSLGCAVWFAARGIGVINEGVEELYTSEAKVVLTGIGADEQLAGYSRHRVRFNNSGLEGLIKELAMELGRISSRNLGRDDRIIGDHGKEARFPYLDEDVVSFLNRLPVSEKADLSLPRGVGEKLLLRLAAVELGLGLSALLPKRAMQFGSRIAKLENNHEKASDKCKRLVST; encoded by the exons ATGTGTGGGATCTGCTGTGTGGTCAGTTGGACCACACCACATGATCCAGTGGATAAGCATGTCCATGAAAATCTCAAACACAGAGGGCCTAGCTCTAGCTTTGATTGTACAGAAACAATCTCAACCTGCAGTCTCCTGTTCTCTGCACATGTGCTTCACATGAGAGGTTCCCTGACACCCCAGCCTCTTCAAGATGACAATGGAAACATGCTTCTCTGGAATGGAGAGGTATTTGATGGTCTGAGAGTAGATCTGAGAGAAAATGATACCAAAGTTGTTCTCCATCACCTGTCAATGGCTCAGTGCACCTCAGATATAGTAGCTTTACTATCACAGCTCAAAGGACCCTGGGCCTTTATATATTACCAAAAAGAAGAGCACTGTATCTGGTTTGGGAGAGACTTTTTTGGAAGAAGAAGTCTGCTTTGGAAATTTGATCCTGAAAGAACATCTTTCACACTTTCATCAGTTGCTTCCATGCCAGTAGATAATATTCAGTCCCAATGGCAGGAAGTACCACCTAGTGGAGTGTACAGGTTTGACCTAACAGACTCTTCACCTCTAGGGACATTTATATTCGAACTTTATCCATGGGTTTTCCACCGTGACGAAGAGTCAAATGAAAGCCCGGAATTGAAATGCGAAGGTCTACCCAGCTCTGTCTCTGTAAACATAAATAGTTCTGGACTTTACCTGACCTCCCCTATTTGTCCAATGAACACATCCATTTTATCACTTACAACTGAACAAGTACAGAATGTCTCTCAAACCTCTGTTGAAAATCTGAAAGAGTTCCTAACAAACTCTAAAAAGAAAGCAATGGTTAGCGAGCTCATTGACGTTCTGAGTGAGGCTGTCCGTAAGAGAGTACAGTACCTACCTGCTCAAGACGAATTGGCGACCCCCTTGAATCATACGAAAGCTGATATTGCCATTCTTTTCTCTGGGGGAATCGATTCAATGATATTAGCTTCCCTTGCTGATAGGCACATCCCTGCAGATAGACCCATCGACCTTCTCAATGTTGCTTTCAAAATCCAAGAAGGAAAAGTGCCTCCCAAGTCTTTGAAGAAAGGGAAAAATAAGAAGAAAGACTGTGGTGCAGATGATACGCATTTGGATCAGCAGAGCTTTAACTGCTTTGATGTGCCAGACAGAATAACTGGTAGAGCTGGTCTGCAAGAACTAAAAAACCTCAGTCCGAAGCGCCAGTGGAACTTTATCGAAATTAATGTAAATCAAGACGAGCTTAAAGAAATGCGTCAGAAACGCATCTGCCATTTAGTGCACCCTTTGGACACTGTTTTAGATGACAGCCTTGGATGTGCCGTCTGGTTTGCCGCCAGAGGAATTGGAGTCATAAATGAGGGTGTTGAAGAACTTTATACTTCAGAAGCAAAG GTGGTTTTGACTGGCATTGGGGCAGATGAACAGCTGGCGGGATACTCCAGACACAGAGTGCGTTTTAATAACTCGGGACTAGAAGGACTCATCAAAGAGCTGGCTATGGAACTGGGACGAATATCCTCAAGAAATCTTGGAAGGGATGACCGAATCATTGGGGACCATGGAAAAGAGGCCAG ATTCCCATACTTGGATGAAGATGTAGTCAGTTTCCTTAACAGACTACCTGTGTCGGAGAAGGCTGATTTGTCTCTACCTAGAGGAGTTGGAGAAAAGCTATTGCTGAGGTTAGCAGCTGTTGAGTTGGGATTGGGACTCTCTGCTCTCTTGCCTAAGAGAGCCATGCAGTTCGGTTCCAGAATCGCCAAGTTAGAGAACAACCATGAGAAGGCCTCGGATAAGTGCAAAAGGCTTGTCtctacataa
- the LOC127965466 gene encoding ASNSD1 upstream open reading frame protein-like, with amino-acid sequence MSSKNSQRTEPGAQEERAPKEELNKKITEQKIVVDELSNLKKNRSVYTQQPNSNIFFLADKEETLSACKKDLDNMRKELQDI; translated from the exons ATGTCCTCTAAAAACAGCCAGAGAACTGAACCTGGAGCTCAAGAAGAGCGCGCACCAAAGGAAGAGCTGAACAAGAAG ATAACAGAGCAAAAGATTGTTGTTGACGAGTTGAGCAATTTGAAGAAAAACAGG AGTGTGTACACCCAGCAGCCCAACAGCAATATATTCTTCCTGGCAGACAAAGAAGAGACCCTAAGCGCTTGTAAAA AGGATCTGGATAACATGAGAAAAGAACTTCAAGATATATAG